In Achromobacter pestifer, the DNA window ATGCCCGCGCCCCAGTTGAAGGAGTCCGCGCCCCACAGGGCCGGGAACACCCAATGCTTGCCGTTCTTCTGGCCCTGGCCTTCGGCCCCGTGACAGACGGCGCAATACTGCGCATAGACCTCGCTGCCGCGCACGTAGTCCGCTTTTTGGGCGGGGGGTGGCAGTTTGCGATAGCCCTGGCCGTCCAGGACGACTCCGGTCGGCGCCTTGCTGGCCAGCCAGAACATATAGGTTTGCAGCGCGGTCAGGGTGGGATCGTCCGCGGCAGGCGCCTTGCCGTTCATGCTGAAGCGGAAGCACCCTTGCAGGCGTTCGGCCAGGGTGTTGACGTGGCCGTTCTTGGCGCGATAGGCGGGATACAGCACGTAGGCCGCCCACATCGGCGCGGAATCCGGCCGGCGGCCGGCGTCCAGGTGGCAGCTGACGCAGTTCAGGTTGTTGCCGACGAACTTGGCGGCCTTCTGTGGGGTGTGCAGGAAGATCTGCTCGCCTTCGCGTACGGCTTTGCCGAAATCGTTGTCGGGGATGGATGCGGCGGACGGCGGCGTGAAGGACGGGCGGGGTTCGGCCGCGAACGTGGCGGCGGATGCGAGCAGACAGGCGGCGGACAGCAGGCGCAGGCTGATGGCGGTCATTTCTGGGCTCCCGCGGCGGTGTTGGCTTGCGCGGCAAGCTGGTCGGCGGCCTTGGGCAGGCCTGCGTAATAGGCGGACACGGCGTCGATCTCGGCGCTGGAGAGGCGGGTGGCGACGGCCGGCATCAGGCCCAGCGGGCCCGGCGGGCGCTGCCCTTGCTGCCAGGCGCGCAGCTGGCCTGCGATGTAGGCGGCGGGCTGCCCGGCCAAGGCGGGGAAATTCGCGCCGACGCCGATGCCGCCTGGGCCGTGGCATTGGTTGCAGGCGGGCACGTTCTTGTCCCAGGCGCCACGGGTGGCCAGCCAGGCGCCGGTGTCGGCGGGCTGGGCCGGATGCATGGCGGTGGCGGCGAGCTTGTCGGTATCCAGCGCGGAAGGCAGCGACGCGTAGTACTGCGCCACGGCCTTGCGTTGCGCCGGGTCCAGCGCCTTGGCGGTGGCGGCCATCACCGGGCTGACGCGCGAGCCGTTGGCCATGGCTTCGAGCTGTTCGTCCAGATAGGCGCTGCCCATGCCGGCCAGCTGCGGAAAGCCGGCGGCCGGGTTGCCTTCGCCACGGGCGCCGTGGCAGGTGATACAGGCGGGCGCGCCGTTGGCGCCCTGGGTGCTGATCTGCTTGCCGTCGGGCGCGCCTTGCGCCCCGGCCGAGGCGGCGTACAGCGCGCCCAGCATCAGCGCGGTGGGTAGGGACCGTGGGGTCATGTAACCTGCTCCGTGGATGTTATTGGATTTTTGGTAATAAGCTAATTTCTAGGAATTATATAAAGACTTGTGACGGATCAACACGGGATTGTCGGTCCGATGGCATGCGCCGTGGCGGTTTTTTCTGCGTGGAGCATGCGCGGGAAAGCGGCCTCGCCGGGGATCGGCAGCGCGCGTTCGGCCGCCGAAAGACGCATCTTTTCCCGCCGCGGGCAGGCTGCCTTTGCCGGGTAATTTTTGCTTGCGTGTGACCGGTTCGAATGTGTCACCGCTGGAACCTTCGCTTGCAGCATGGCCAGAACGATTCGGGTAGCATTTCGCCGATCTATAACAAGGAGAATCCGATGCAAGCGAACGAGATCGAACATCCGCGCGTGGCGCTGGTCACCGGCGCCGGTACCGGCATAGGCCGCGCGGTGGCGCTGGAATTCCTGGCGCAAGGCTATCGGGTCGTGCTGGCCGGCCGCCGCCGCGAACCGCTGGAAGCGACCCGCACCGCGGCGGGCGAGGACGGCGTGAGGGCGCTGGTGGTGCCCACGGATGTGTCGGACGAGCAGGCCGTGCGCGAACTCTTCGATGCGGCGCAGCGTGAATATGGCCGGCTGGACGTGTTGTTCAACAATGCCGGACGCGGCGCGCCGGCCATGCCGATCGAGGAGTTGCCCGTATCGGTGTGGCGCGACGTGGTCGACACCAACCTGACCGGCATGTTCCTGTGCGCGCAGGCTGCGATCCGCGTGATGAAGGCGCAGAATCCGCGCGGCGGGCGCATCATCAACAACGGTTCGATCTCGGCGCATGCGCCGCGCCCGTTCTCCATCGCCTACACCGCGACCAAGCATGCGGTGTCCGGGCTGACGAAGTCGATTTCGCTGGATTGCCGGCCCTACAACATCGCTTGCGGGCAGATCGACATCGGCAATGCCGCCACCGATATGACCGAGCGCATGGCCGCGGGCATCCTGCAGGCCGACGGCAGCACCAAGGTCGAGCCGCGCATGGATGTGGCGCACGTGGCGCAGGCGGTTGCCGCCATGGCGCGCCTGCCGCTGGAGGCCAACGTGCAGTTCATGACCATCATGGCGACCAACATGCCCTTCGTGGGCCGGGGCTGAAACGCAGCTGGCCTGCGGCGGCGCGTCCTTTCCGGACGGGCCGCCGCAGGCTGTGGTGCCGCCCCCTTGGGGTGCGCCGGGGGCGCCGCCCCGATCTTTCCGTCAGCGCGGGGAAGCCTGGGCCAGCATCTGGCCTGGTTGCATATCCAGATAGCGCCGGGCGCCGACGTAGCGCTTGGTCCAGTACGGATTCTTCATTTCATCCACACGCACCTTGGTGCCGCGGCGCGGGGCGTGGACAAACTTGTTCTGGCCGATGTAGATGCCGACGTGCGAGGTCACGCCGCGGCCGCGCGTGGCGAAGAACACCAGGTCGCCGGGGCGCAGTTCCTGCTTGTTGGAGACGGATTCGCCGGCGGTGCGCTGGGCGCGGGCCGTGCGCGGCAATTCCAGGCCGGCGATCTCGCGGAAGACATGCAGGACCAGTCCGCTGCAATCGAAACCTTCGGCGTCGTCGCCGCCCCAGCTATAGGGGGTGCCGATGGCCTCCAGGCCGGCTTGCACGACGCGGTCGCGCAGGGTGGGGACGGTGGGTTCCTGCGCCAGGCGCAGGCCGGTGAGCGAGGGACGGGCCGGCTCGAGGCGGACGGACGCCTGGGCGGCGTCGGGAATCCAGGAAAGGGTCAGGGCGATGATGGGCGCTGACAGGAATACGGGAATGCGTAGCTGGGCAATTCGGGCTTTTCGCGTGGGCGGCGTCATTACGTCACTTCAAGAATCGGAGTGGGCGGCATGGCTTTGCCTGAACAGGCAAGCCGGCGGAAAGGGGGGCAACACCGGGACGCAAAACCCCGGAATGCCACATGATTGTAATGGAATAATGTTTCATTACATTTGTAGTGCAATGCAGCATTCTTGTCTGCGGAAGTTACGGCGCGCGCGAGTTCGCGGACAGTCGAATATGACACTTCATCTTGCGCCGGCTCGGGCATAATCGTCGCCATCGGCCCTGCGGCCCGGCAAGCCGGCAACGGCCGCGGTTACAGATAAGATGAGAAGCGGAGTAAAGCTCGATGATGAACGCAGTGCACCCTTTATCTTCCATGAGCCGGCCAGAGGCCTTGCCCTTCGAGCCGTTCCAGGATGCGGTGGCGGCGGTGGAGCGCCTGATTGAAATCTATGCGCGCAACACCGCCTTCCTGCGCGCCGCCTTCCGTGAAGTGCTGAAGGGCTCGACCAACGGCCGCGAGCGCGCCCGCGCCTATTACCCGGCGATCCGCATCGTGGTGGAAACCTACGATCCGATCGATACGCGGCTGTCATACGGCCACGTGGCCGAGCCGGGCATTTACCAGACCACCATCACCCAGCCCGCGCTGTTTCGCGACTACCTGATAGAACAGGTCAGCCAGCTGCTGCAGAATCACCGCGTGGCGGTGGAAGTCGGCGAGTCCGATTCGCCCATTCCGCTGCATTTCGCCTTCCCCGAGGGCGCCTACGTCGAGGGCGAGCATCTGGAGGCGCTCAAGCGTCCCTTGCGCGACTTGTTCGATGTGCCCGATCTGGCGGTGACGGACGACGCCATCGTCAACGGCTCCTGGCGCGGCAAGGAGGGCGAGCCCAAGCCGCTGGCGCCTTTCACGGCCCAGCGCGTGGACTATTCGCTGCACCGCTTGCAGCACTACACCTCGACCGCGCCGGCGCATTTCCAGAACTTCGTGCTGTTCACCAACTACCAGTTCTACGTGGACGAGTTCTGCGCCCGCGCCCGCGCGCTGATGGCCAGCGGCAACGAAGACTACGAAATGCTGGTGGAACCGGGCAACCGCATCACGCGCCGTGGCGAAAGCGGCCCGGGCGACGAGGACCAGGCGATCCGCCTGCCGCAGATGCCGGCCTACCACCTGGTGCGCGGCGACCATTCCGGCATCACGCTGGTGAACATTGGCGTGGGTCCGTCCAATGCCAAGACCATTACCGACCACATCGCCGTGCTGCGCCCGCATGCCTGGCTGATGCTGGGCCACTGCGCCGGCCTGCGCGATTCGCAGCGTCTGGGCGACTACGTGCTGGCGCACGGCTATGTGCGCGAGGACCACGTGCTTGATGCCGACCTGCCGACCTGGGTGCCGGTGCCGGCGCTGGCCGAGGTGCAGGTGGCGCTGGAGCAGGCGGTCGAAGAAGTGGCGGGGCTGTCGGGCTGGGACCTCAAACGCATCATGCGCACGGGCACGGTCGCCACCATCGACAACCGCAACTGGGAACTGCGCGACCACCTGGAGCTGGTGGAGCGTTTTGCGCAGTCCCGCGCGATTGCGCTGGACATGGAGTCGGCCACCATCGCGGCCAACGGCTTCCGTTTCCGCGTGCCGTACGGCACCTTGCTGTGCGTGTCGGACAAGCCCTTGCATGGCGAACTGAAGCTGCCCGGCATGGCCAGCGCCTTCTATCGCCGCCAGGTGAACCAGCATCTGGAAATCGGCATCCGCGCCCTGGAGCGGCTGCGCGACATGCCGCCCGAACGCCTGCATTCGCGCAAGCTGCGCACCTTCATGGAAACGGCGTTCCAATAGGCCCGTCGATCCGTCCCCGAGGCCGTCCGATTTCGCCGGATGGGGCCTCTTGCGCTATTCTCGCCGGTTGCTTGGAAATTCCCAGGCACCTGGCGCTGCGCGCGGGTGCCTTCATGACCTGAAGGAAATGCACTTTGGCACCATCGGAACACGATGAACGTCGCTCAGGCGGCACGCGCGACGCGAAGGCGAACCCGCCTTCCGAACTGCGCCGCACGCTGTCCGCGCGCCACCTGACCATGATTGCGGTGGGCGGGTCCATCGGCACCGGCCTGTTCGTGGCCTCCGGCGCAACGATCGCCCGGGCCGGCCCCGGCGGGGCGCTGCTGGGCTATGTGCTGATTGGCATCATGGTCTATTTCCTGATGACCAGCCTGGGCGAACTGGCCGCCGCCATGCCGGTTTCCGGATCCTTCTCCACCTACGGCGCGCGCTATGTCGAGGACGGCTTCGGCTTCGCCCTGGGCTGGAACTATTGGTACAACTGGGCGGTCACCGTGGCGGTGGACCTGGTGGCGGCGCAGCTGGTCATGGCCTATTGGTTTCCTGATGTGCCGGGCTTCTATTGGAGCGCCTTGTTCCTGGCGATCACGTTCGGTCTGAATGCCATGTCGGCGCGCGGCTTCGGCGAGGCGGAATTCTGGTTCGCGCTGATCAAGGTCATCGCCGTGCTGGCGTTCGTGGCCATGGGCGTGATGATGCTGCTGGGCATCATCCGCGGCGGCGAAACCGGCGGCCTGACCAACTGGACGGTGGGCGACGCGCCGTTCTCGGGCGGCTTTGCGGCGCTGATCGGCGTGGCCATGGTGGTGGGCTTTTCGTTCCAGGGCACCGAGCTGATCGGCATCGCCGCCGGCGAATCCAAGGACCCGGCGCGCAACCTGCCGCGCGCGGTGCGCCAGGTGTTCTGGCGCATCCTGCTGTTCTACGTGGCGGCCATCCTGGTCATCGGCCTGCTGATTCCGTATACCGATCCGCATCTGCTGCGTAACGACGTCGAGGACATCAGCGTCAGCCCCTTCGCCCTGATTTTCGAGCGGGCCGGTCTCTTGGGAGCGGCTTCGGTCATGAACGCGGTCGTGCTGACGTCGGTATTGTCGGCAGGCAACTCGGGCATGTACGCAGCCACGCGCATGCTCTACAGCCTGGCGCGCGACGGCAAGGCACCGCGCATTTTCGGCCGGATCTCGCGCAACGGCGTGCCGCTGTGGGCGCTGCTGGCAACCACGGTCGTGGCGGCGTTGTGCTTCTTCACCTTCATCTTCAGCCCCAATGCCGTCTACATCTGGCTGCTGAATACCTCCGGCATGACGGGCTTCATCGCCTGGCTGGGCATCGCCATCAGCCATTACCGTTTCCGCCGCGGCTACGTGAAGCAGGGCCACAACCTGGCCGATCTGCCCTACGTGTCGCCGTTCTTCCCGTTCGGGCCGATCTTCGCTTTCGTGCTGTGCCTGATCATCACCCTGGGCCAGAACTACCAGGCGTTCCTGCAGGACAAGATCGATTGGGGCGGGGTGGTCGCGACCTATATCGGCATTCCGCTGTTCCTGCTGATCTGGGCCGGCTACAGGCTGGCGCGCGGCTCGCGCTTCGTGAACTATCGCGACATGCGTTTCCCCGATGCGCGGGCGCGCAGCGCGTATCTGGATTCAGCGCTGCGGGGGGAGCCTGCGGCGGGCGAGGCGCGCTGAGCCGCGGGCGCGGGCGATATCACGCAGGGCGGCACGGACCAGACTGCCATCACCTCGGTCCTCTGTCAGGCAAGCCTCGAAATAAAGTGCGGCGTCCTCATCGGTCTTGAGAGTGTCAGCGGCATCCCAACTGCTGAATCCTTCGGGAATAGTGATGTCGGGGAGGGTGCGCATGGTTAGGGCCGCTCAAGCAGAGCACGGTCAAGTACCTTCCCAGGGATTGATGACGTCCAGGCCTGAATGTTGAAAATCCTGTTCATTGCGGGTGACCAGTGTCAGTCCGTGCGTCATTGCTGTGGCGGCCAGCAAGCTGTCGATAGCTGGTAACGTGCGCCCGGCTTTAGCCACCAAGCGTCCCCAACAATCCACGACAGGCTCATCAATGGTCAGCACGCGACCACTGAAAAAACGGGGTAATTCAACCTCCAAC includes these proteins:
- a CDS encoding amino acid permease, with translation MRRTLSARHLTMIAVGGSIGTGLFVASGATIARAGPGGALLGYVLIGIMVYFLMTSLGELAAAMPVSGSFSTYGARYVEDGFGFALGWNYWYNWAVTVAVDLVAAQLVMAYWFPDVPGFYWSALFLAITFGLNAMSARGFGEAEFWFALIKVIAVLAFVAMGVMMLLGIIRGGETGGLTNWTVGDAPFSGGFAALIGVAMVVGFSFQGTELIGIAAGESKDPARNLPRAVRQVFWRILLFYVAAILVIGLLIPYTDPHLLRNDVEDISVSPFALIFERAGLLGAASVMNAVVLTSVLSAGNSGMYAATRMLYSLARDGKAPRIFGRISRNGVPLWALLATTVVAALCFFTFIFSPNAVYIWLLNTSGMTGFIAWLGIAISHYRFRRGYVKQGHNLADLPYVSPFFPFGPIFAFVLCLIITLGQNYQAFLQDKIDWGGVVATYIGIPLFLLIWAGYRLARGSRFVNYRDMRFPDARARSAYLDSALRGEPAAGEAR
- a CDS encoding SDR family oxidoreductase translates to MQANEIEHPRVALVTGAGTGIGRAVALEFLAQGYRVVLAGRRREPLEATRTAAGEDGVRALVVPTDVSDEQAVRELFDAAQREYGRLDVLFNNAGRGAPAMPIEELPVSVWRDVVDTNLTGMFLCAQAAIRVMKAQNPRGGRIINNGSISAHAPRPFSIAYTATKHAVSGLTKSISLDCRPYNIACGQIDIGNAATDMTERMAAGILQADGSTKVEPRMDVAHVAQAVAAMARLPLEANVQFMTIMATNMPFVGRG
- a CDS encoding c-type cytochrome — protein: MTPRSLPTALMLGALYAASAGAQGAPDGKQISTQGANGAPACITCHGARGEGNPAAGFPQLAGMGSAYLDEQLEAMANGSRVSPVMAATAKALDPAQRKAVAQYYASLPSALDTDKLAATAMHPAQPADTGAWLATRGAWDKNVPACNQCHGPGGIGVGANFPALAGQPAAYIAGQLRAWQQGQRPPGPLGLMPAVATRLSSAEIDAVSAYYAGLPKAADQLAAQANTAAGAQK
- a CDS encoding c-type cytochrome, producing MTAISLRLLSAACLLASAATFAAEPRPSFTPPSAASIPDNDFGKAVREGEQIFLHTPQKAAKFVGNNLNCVSCHLDAGRRPDSAPMWAAYVLYPAYRAKNGHVNTLAERLQGCFRFSMNGKAPAADDPTLTALQTYMFWLASKAPTGVVLDGQGYRKLPPPAQKADYVRGSEVYAQYCAVCHGAEGQGQKNGKHWVFPALWGADSFNWGAGMHQIGNAAGFIKANMPLGQGGMLSDQEAWDVAYFMNAHERPQDPRYTESVAATRAKYHDSDDSLYGIEVNGHLLGSDSPPAGGRLTQAAAKAGG
- a CDS encoding C40 family peptidase; this translates as MTPPTRKARIAQLRIPVFLSAPIIALTLSWIPDAAQASVRLEPARPSLTGLRLAQEPTVPTLRDRVVQAGLEAIGTPYSWGGDDAEGFDCSGLVLHVFREIAGLELPRTARAQRTAGESVSNKQELRPGDLVFFATRGRGVTSHVGIYIGQNKFVHAPRRGTKVRVDEMKNPYWTKRYVGARRYLDMQPGQMLAQASPR
- a CDS encoding AMP nucleosidase produces the protein MMNAVHPLSSMSRPEALPFEPFQDAVAAVERLIEIYARNTAFLRAAFREVLKGSTNGRERARAYYPAIRIVVETYDPIDTRLSYGHVAEPGIYQTTITQPALFRDYLIEQVSQLLQNHRVAVEVGESDSPIPLHFAFPEGAYVEGEHLEALKRPLRDLFDVPDLAVTDDAIVNGSWRGKEGEPKPLAPFTAQRVDYSLHRLQHYTSTAPAHFQNFVLFTNYQFYVDEFCARARALMASGNEDYEMLVEPGNRITRRGESGPGDEDQAIRLPQMPAYHLVRGDHSGITLVNIGVGPSNAKTITDHIAVLRPHAWLMLGHCAGLRDSQRLGDYVLAHGYVREDHVLDADLPTWVPVPALAEVQVALEQAVEEVAGLSGWDLKRIMRTGTVATIDNRNWELRDHLELVERFAQSRAIALDMESATIAANGFRFRVPYGTLLCVSDKPLHGELKLPGMASAFYRRQVNQHLEIGIRALERLRDMPPERLHSRKLRTFMETAFQ
- a CDS encoding type II toxin-antitoxin system VapC family toxin; its protein translation is MSYLVDTNVLSELRRKQPDGNVVRWLQKRPPTTLFLSALTLGELRKGIEMMPEGERKRSYLDWLEVELPRFFSGRVLTIDEPVVDCWGRLVAKAGRTLPAIDSLLAATAMTHGLTLVTRNEQDFQHSGLDVINPWEGT